The genomic stretch GGCCAGGAAGAGAGACGACGATGACCACGCTGATACGCTTCCTGTCCCGCAACAAGCCGCTGGTCGGCCTGATCGTGCTGATGGCCGCCGTCGCGTTCATGAGCCCCAGCTTCCTGACCGTCGACAATCTGCTGAACATCCTGCGGCAGACCTCGATCAACGCGGTGATCGCGGTCGGCATGACCTATGTCATCCTGTCCGGCGGCATCGACCTGTCGGTCGGCTCGGTTCTGGCCTTCTGCGGTGCCGTCTGCGCCTGGCTGGTGGCCGGCGACCTGTCGATCTGGCTGGCGATCCCGCTCAGCCTGCTGCTGGGCGCCGGGCTGGGCGCCGTCAACGGCGTCGTCATCGGCACCGGCGGCGTGCAGCCCTTCGTCGCCACGCTGGTCGCCATGACCATGCTGCGCGGCGCCACCCTGGTCTTCACCGACGGGCGGCCGATCACCACCGGAACCGGCGCATCCGCCGATGCCTTCTGGGGTGTCGGTGGCGGCTATCTGCTCGGCATTCCGGTGCCGGTGGTGGTGGCGGCCGTGGTCTTCGCCGTCTGCGGCCTGATCCTGACCCGCACCCGCTTCGGCCGCTACACCTATGCGGTCGGCGGCAACGAGGTGGTGGCGCGGCTGTCCGGCATCCGCGTCAACCTTGAGAAGACGACGATCTACGCCCTGTCGGGCCTGCTGGCGGCGCTGGCCGGCGTCATCCTGACCGCCCGTCTGGAAAGCGCACAGCCGACCGCCGGCGCCGGGTACGAACTGGACGCCATCGCCGCCGTCGTGGTCGGCGGCACCAGCCTGTCCGGCGGCAAGGGCACGCTGTTCGGCACGCTGGTCGGCGCCCTCATCATCGGGGTGCTGAACAACGCGCTGAACCTGATGGACGTCTCCTCCTATTACCAGATGATCGCAAAGGGCGCGGTCATCCTGCTCGCGGTGCTCGCCGACAGCCGCAAGTCGTCGTGAGGCGACCCCGTTTCCAGATCGGCGTCCCCCGGTTCCCTTGGGGTCCAACTGCACCAACAAGAACGATGAGGAAGGAATCCAACCATGCGTAAGCTTCTGACCGCGGCCACCGTCGCCGCCCTGCTCGCCTCGGCCAACGCCGCCACCACCGCCCACGCGGCCGACACCATCGCGCTGGTCGTCTCGACCCTGAACAACCCCTTCTTCGTCACGCTGAAAAACGGGGCGGAGAGCAAGGCCAAGGCGCTGGGCTACAATCTGCTGGTCCTCGATTCCCAGAACGACCCGGCCAAGGAGCTGGCCAACGTCGAGGACGTGGTGAACAAGAAGGTCAAGCTGCTGCTGGTCAACCCGACCGATTCCGACGCCGTGCGCTCGGCGGTCCGCTCGGCCAACCGCGCCAAGATTCCGGTGGTGACGCTCGACCGCTCGGCCAACGGCGGCGAGGTCGCGTCGCACATCGCCTCGGACAACGTCGCCGGCGGCCGGATGGCAGGCCAGCTTGTGGTCGACATGCTGAAGGGCCAGGGCGCCGTGGTGGAGCTTCAGGGCCTGCCGGGCGCCTCGGCCGCCCGCGATCGCGGCAAGGGCTTCCACGAGGCGGTGGACAAGGCCAGCGGCCTGAAGGTGGTGGCGAGCCAGCCGGCCGACTTCGACCGCACCAAGGCGCTGAACGTGATGGAAAACATCCTCCAGGCCCAGCAGAAGATCGACGTGGTCTTCGCCCACAATGACGAGATGGCGCTGGGTGCGGCCAAGGCGATCCAGGCCTCCGGCCGCAAGATCCCGGTGGTCGGCTTCGACGGCACCGACGAGGGCGTCGCCGCGGTCAATGCCGGCGCCCTGGCGGCGACCGTCGCCCAGCAGGCCGGCCTGATCGGCGAGAAGGGTGTCGAGACCGCCGACAAGGTGCTGAAGGGCGAGAAGGTCCCGGCCTTCACGCCGGTTGAGTTGAAGATGGTGACGAAGTAAAGCACGAGCCCGTCCCCGCCGGCACAGCCGACGAGGCTTGTGCCGGCGGGGGACGGAACCTTGGGGAGAGCGGCGGCATGGTGACGATCAGGGATGTGGCCCGCGAGGCCGGCGTGTCGATGAGCACGGTTTCCCACGTCATCAACGCCACCCGCTTCGTGGCGCCGGAAACCGAACAGCTGGTGCGCGCCGCCATCGAGCGGCTGGGCTACACCCCGAACGGCATCGCCCGCGCGCTGAAGGGCAACCGCACCCGCACGCTGGGAATGATCGTCACGGCGAGTTCCAACCCCTTCTTCGCCCACGTGATTCACGGGCTGGAAACGGTCAGTTCCGACCGCGGCTACAGCCTGATCCTGTGCAACACCGACGACGAGCCCGACAAGCAGCTGCGCGCCTTCGAGGCGCTGCACAACCGCCGGATCGACGGGCTTGCGGTGATGACCAGCAACGCCGATCCCGAATTCCTCGACGACGTGCAGGGCCGCGCGAAGGATCTGCCGCTGCTGCTGCTCGACACCGATCCGCGGCCGGGCGCCTGCACGGTGACCGACGATTCGGTTCTGGGCGGACGGCTCGCCGCCCGGCTGCTGGCGGAGCGCGGCTTCCGCCGCATCGCCTGCATCACCGGGCCGGGGCGTCATCCCCGCTCCCGCGCCCGTCTCGCCGGTTTCGTCGAGGAGTTGGGCAAGGCCGGCCTGATGCTGGAACCGGCGCTGCTGCGCGAGGCTGACCTGACCATCACCGGTGGCTATGCCGCAGCTGCCGACCTGCTCGACTCAGGCAAGGCGCCGGAGGCGGTCTTCGCCTTCAACGACCTGATGGCGGCCGGCGTGCTGCGCGCGGCGGCGGAACGCGGGCTGGCCGTGCCGGACCGGCTGTCGGTGCTGGGCTATGACGACATCGAACTGGCCGCCTATCTCACCCCGCCGCTCTCCACCATCCGCCAGTCCGCGGGCCTGCTCGGCGCCCGCGCGGCGGA from Azospirillum sp. TSH100 encodes the following:
- the rbsC gene encoding ribose ABC transporter permease codes for the protein MTTLIRFLSRNKPLVGLIVLMAAVAFMSPSFLTVDNLLNILRQTSINAVIAVGMTYVILSGGIDLSVGSVLAFCGAVCAWLVAGDLSIWLAIPLSLLLGAGLGAVNGVVIGTGGVQPFVATLVAMTMLRGATLVFTDGRPITTGTGASADAFWGVGGGYLLGIPVPVVVAAVVFAVCGLILTRTRFGRYTYAVGGNEVVARLSGIRVNLEKTTIYALSGLLAALAGVILTARLESAQPTAGAGYELDAIAAVVVGGTSLSGGKGTLFGTLVGALIIGVLNNALNLMDVSSYYQMIAKGAVILLAVLADSRKSS
- the rbsB gene encoding ribose ABC transporter substrate-binding protein RbsB — encoded protein: MRKLLTAATVAALLASANAATTAHAADTIALVVSTLNNPFFVTLKNGAESKAKALGYNLLVLDSQNDPAKELANVEDVVNKKVKLLLVNPTDSDAVRSAVRSANRAKIPVVTLDRSANGGEVASHIASDNVAGGRMAGQLVVDMLKGQGAVVELQGLPGASAARDRGKGFHEAVDKASGLKVVASQPADFDRTKALNVMENILQAQQKIDVVFAHNDEMALGAAKAIQASGRKIPVVGFDGTDEGVAAVNAGALAATVAQQAGLIGEKGVETADKVLKGEKVPAFTPVELKMVTK
- a CDS encoding LacI family DNA-binding transcriptional regulator, with the protein product MVTIRDVAREAGVSMSTVSHVINATRFVAPETEQLVRAAIERLGYTPNGIARALKGNRTRTLGMIVTASSNPFFAHVIHGLETVSSDRGYSLILCNTDDEPDKQLRAFEALHNRRIDGLAVMTSNADPEFLDDVQGRAKDLPLLLLDTDPRPGACTVTDDSVLGGRLAARLLAERGFRRIACITGPGRHPRSRARLAGFVEELGKAGLMLEPALLREADLTITGGYAAAADLLDSGKAPEAVFAFNDLMAAGVLRAAAERGLAVPDRLSVLGYDDIELAAYLTPPLSTIRQSAGLLGARAAELLIDHLEDGRPLPDLLSLPPDLVLRASVGWPSARLS